In Gammaproteobacteria bacterium, the DNA window ATCAATACCTACCGGGTTGTACGAGATCAACTGGACCTTCTCATTGAATTGCTAGAAGAACATGCCCGTCAACATTGTCGCGAGTACTACTATTCAGTGCGCGCTCTCGATCGAAAACCCAATTTTTTTATGAGCGATGTCGAAAGAGCAGCGCGCACTATCTATCTAAACAAGACTTGCTTCAACGGGCTTTACCGAGTAAACCGTAAAGGTGAATTTAATGTCCCTATGGGGAGTTATAAGAATCCTCAGATTTTCCAGGAGGCGACCCTGAAAGCCGCCAGTGACGCTCTTCAAGGCACTCTTCTGGACGTCCGCGATTTTCGGTCAGTGACTGCTATCGCTCGACCGGGAGATTTTGTGTACTTCGATCCACCATACGTACCATTAAGCGCAACTGCAAACTTTACGAGCTATACTTCTAGTAATTTTGACCAAGAAGACCAACATGCTCTCGCGTCGGTGTTTCAAGAA includes these proteins:
- a CDS encoding DNA adenine methylase, encoding MSVHFDSKQAKQTTLARGQAKPFLKWAGGKQQLLKQFERLFPSQFNRYIEPFLGGGAVYFYLWNRGQIQSDHSLLFDINEELINTYRVVRDQLDLLIELLEEHARQHCREYYYSVRALDRKPNFFMSDVERAARTIYLNKTCFNGLYRVNRKGEFNVPMGSYKNPQIFQEATLKAASDALQGTLLDVRDFRSVTAIARPGDFVYFDPPYVPLSATANFTSYTSSNFDQEDQHALASVFQELTERGCYCMLSNSYTPLVLELYEEFRIEVLLANRAINSKGNSRGLIREVVVLNY